CCGGGAGATTGCTGACGGCTTCGCCGGTTTGGTTCATGGCATCCTCCTTCACCTGATCCGTGGCAGTTCGTCGAACTGGTGGAAGGGCGGCGGCGACGACAGCGTCCATTCGAGCGTAGTCGCGCCCTCGCCCCACGGGTTCGAGCCAGCCGCACGTTTCCTGGCTAATGCCTCGCCCACTGCGACGAAGAAGACGAGTAGGCCCGCGGTAGAGATGTAGGAGCCGACCGAGGAGACGAAGTTCCAGCCTGCGAAGGCGTCGGGATAGTCCGCATAGCGGCGCGGCATGCCGGCAAGCCCGAGGAAGTGCTGCGGGAAGAAGACGAGGTTGACGCCGACGAAGGTCAGCCAGAAATGCAGCCGGCCGAGCGTCTCGCTCATCATGTAGCCGCTCATCTTCGGGAACCAGTAGTACCAGGCCGCGAAGATGGCGAAGGCCGCACCCAGGGAAAGCACGTAGTGGAAGTGGGCGACGACGTAGTAGGTGTCGTGGAGCATCCGGTCGACGCCGGGATTGGCCAGCACCACGCCAGTCACGCCGCCGATGGTGAACAGGAGCACGAAACCCGCCGCCCATAGCATCGGCCCCTTCAGCGTGATCGAGCCGCCCCACATGGTGGCAAGCCAGGAGAACACCTTCACCCCGGTCGGCACCGCGATGACCATGGAGGCGAATGCGAAGTAGCGCTGGCTGTCGACCGACAACCCCACGGTGAACATGTGGTGCGCCCACACGACGAAGCCGATCAGGCCGATCGCCACCATCGCATAGGCCATGCCGAGATAACCGAAGACCGGCTTTCTTGAAAAGGTCGATACGACATGGCTCACGATGCCGAAGGCCGGCAGGATCATGATGTAGACCTCCGGGTGGCCGAAAAACCAGAACAGGTGCTGGAACAGGATCGGGTCGCCGCCGCCGACCG
Above is a genomic segment from Geminicoccaceae bacterium containing:
- a CDS encoding cytochrome c oxidase subunit 1; translation: WLLVASLVLFVCSMFVPGAPGTPGHGGGWTLYPPFSTVGQPGPAVDFVILSIHLSGASSILGAINFITTIFNMRAPGMTLHKMPLFAWSMLVTAFMLLLALPVLAGAITMLLTDRNFGTTFFDPVGGGDPILFQHLFWFFGHPEVYIMILPAFGIVSHVVSTFSRKPVFGYLGMAYAMVAIGLIGFVVWAHHMFTVGLSVDSQRYFAFASMVIAVPTGVKVFSWLATMWGGSITLKGPMLWAAGFVLLFTIGGVTGVVLANPGVDRMLHDTYYVVAHFHYVLSLGAAFAIFAAWYYWFPKMSGYMMSETLGRLHFWLTFVGVNLVFFPQHFLGLAGMPRRYADYPDAFAGWNFVSSVGSYISTAGLLVFFVAVGEALARKRAAGSNPWGEGATTLEWTLSSPPPFHQFDELPRIR